Proteins from one Kazachstania africana CBS 2517 chromosome 1, complete genome genomic window:
- the SRT1 gene encoding ditrans,polycis-polyprenyl diphosphate synthase (similar to Saccharomyces cerevisiae SRT1 (YMR101C); ancestral locus Anc_2.452), with product MLLMKLYNGPLLTAYEFAIELYESMRFHIALRTQKLRRSLKSNCVIKAINEMIEAVLTDIISVGPVPYHVSFIMDGNRRFAKSSNLSLQRGHEAGGLTLLHLVYICKKLGVKCVSAYAFSIENFNRPKKEVDTLMQLFSEKLDEFTTRSADPNSPLYGSCLKVVGDRDLLSDDIKKKVSRAEELTKSEKGFTLIVCFPYTSRNDIYHTIYSSISQVQNNKIKTDDITVRTFTESMYLKEYADKCDILIRTSGQKRLSDYMLWQSHENSTIEFCDTLWPDFTFSMIYTLMLRWSYFTTIQNYNRVQFSLRQELSNKLKIFNRKKKIPIESFPEPPVAVTVSGKE from the coding sequence ATGCTGTTGATGAAGCTCTACAATGGTCCTCTTCTTACTGCTTACGAATTTGCTATAGAATTATATGAAAGTATGAGGTTCCATATAGCCCTGAGGACCCAAAAACTGAGACGATCGTTAAAATCTAATTGCGTAATAAAGGCTATCAATGAAATGATCGAAGCGGTTCTGACTGATATTATCAGTGTGGGGCCTGTGCCTTACCATGTTTCGTTTATCATGGACGGTAATAGACGTTTTGCCAAATCATCGAACCTATCTCTTCAAAGAGGACACGAAGCAGGTGGACTGACTTTATTACACTTGGTTTATATTTGTAAGAAACTTGGTGTCAAATGTGTCAGTGCATATGCATTTTctatagaaaattttaataggCCAAAGAAAGAAGTCGATACGTTAATGCAACTGTTTTCTGAAAAACTGGATGAATTTACAACAAGATCCGCAGACCCAAATAGTCCATTGTATGGTTCATGTTTAAAAGTTGTGGGCGATCGTGATTTGCTCTCAGatgatataaaaaaaaaagtgagtCGAGCTGAAGAACTGACAAAATCTGAGAAAGGATTCACTTTAATCGTTTGTTTCCCGTACACCTCCAGGAACGACATATATCATACGATCTATTCAAGTATCTCTCAAGTTCAGaacaataaaataaaaactgACGATATCACCGTACGAACTTTTACAGAAAGTATGTATCTTAAAGAGTATGCTGATAAATGTGACATTCTAATACGAACAAGTGGCCAAAAAAGATTATCAGATTATATGCTATGGCAAAGTCATGAAAATTCCACGATTGAATTTTGTGATACTTTGTGGCCAGACTTCACTTTTTCTATGATTTACACGTTGATGTTACGTTGGTCATATTTCACtacaattcaaaattataataGAGTACAGTTTTCATTGAGACAAGAACTATCaaacaaattaaaaatctttaatagaaagaaaaaaatccCCATTGAATCATTTCCTGAACCTCCAGTTGCAGTAACCGTTTCTGGGAAGGagtaa
- the MUB1 gene encoding MYND-type zinc finger protein MUB1 (similar to Saccharomyces cerevisiae MUB1 (YMR100W); ancestral locus Anc_2.454), with amino-acid sequence MRKFTSYSITQNRPIPTVASTVYNRKALDTNSNIPLINTLNNLTYLISNSSKIRETVANDGALERLVAILHDCHLNLHESLDIDTRAISSHKREQQLFSQKKIALNAWKWTLAFQCLVLTGTRGTEAIRAQVVSSGILPILATILDNFLIYHGNYDFFTDSYYKYGFQSLTLKTGFEMFRKHDEDYMAYLAFLLGNDSLSLSDDVSFKNEDFFKPAMMVPSNYEMIWKRYAKYHGSAKNPRPTDGTYNSDDDTCFSEDITDPVKIKSPREFYLGKLIPHQDDVVWSLQLLAFISKYTYMKKQLQKVELVKSLSFRPILTRIENRVNETPNESKPKLENYLATNKRPKLNTEPKAKVTTEDPFMVELQSVASKCRNMTEKHKTSRRCSIQDPFQNFNIISYELAESELKSKQEINYENYKKYYQYKNFVKELDDRTWNNITSKKNLNIFPLVEKFTYPKYNINDIMYWSSVIMRNSCRKDEFTGVRQCANFSCGKWEEYPRQFAKCRRCKRTKYCSRKCQLESWQFHRYWCHEVTSSTRTSITGTETNTPNNARNVDIEPTMGLSTTDETVDEGPPMDSGPFSDMPHNMPNESTETNLINEDVDSNTANTPEPQILQEIRDITDRLNTVLDVSPEMTISNTNTAFSQRDSDNPNLLSDLTDDRSA; translated from the coding sequence ATGAGGAAATTCACCAGTTATTCAATTACACAAAATAGACCCATACCGACGGTAGCTTCCACAGTTTATAATAGAAAGGCGTTAGATACCAATTCAAACATTCCATTGATTAATACACTGAATAATTTAACATATCTGATATCAAACTCTTCCAAAATTCGTGAAACTGTTGCAAATGACGGTGCATTAGAGCGATTAGTTGCTATTTTGCATGATTGCCATTTAAATCTTCATGAATCGTTGGATATTGACACACGAGCAATAAGTTCGCATAAACGTGAGCAACAATTATTCTCACAGAAAAAGATAGCATTAAACGCATGGAAATGGACTCTGGCATTTCAATGTCTAGTATTGACTGGCACAAGAGGTACAGAGGCTATAAGAGCCCAAGTTGTGTCATCGGGAATCCTCCCAATATTAGCTACTATTTTGGATAACTTCTTGATTTATCACGGTAACTACGATTTCTTCACCGATTCATATTATAAATATGGATTTCAATCTCTAACGTTAAAGACAGGATTCGAAATGTTCAGGAAACATGATGAGGACTATATGGCATACCTGGCGTTTCTTTTGGGTAATGATTCATTAAGTCTGTCAGATGACGTTTCCTTCAAGAATGAGGATTTTTTCAAGCCTGCTATGATGGTTCCATCCAATTATGAAATGATTTGGAAAAGATACGCTAAATATCATGGGTCAGCCAAGAACCCAAGACCAACAGACGGTACTTACaatagtgatgatgatacaTGTTTTTCCGAAGATATTACTGATCCAGTAAAGATTAAATCTCCTCGAGAATTTTATCTTGGAAAATTAATCCCTCATCAAGACGACGTAGTGTGGTCCTTACAATTACTAGCGTTCATTTCCAAATACACTTATATGAAAAAACAGCTCCAAAAAGTTGAATTGGTAAAATCACTATCTTTCAGGCCAATATTAACCAGAATAGAGAATAGAGTGAATGAAACGCCAAATGAATCGAAACctaaattagaaaattatttggcTACAAATAAGAGACCGAAATTGAATACAGAACCAAAGGCTAAAGTAACTACCGAGGATCCGTTCATGGTTGAGTTACAAAGTGTGGCATCAAAATGTCGTAATATGACCGAAAAGCATAAAACAAGTCGAAGGTGTTCTATTCAAGATCCATTTCAGAATTTCAACATTATAAGCTATGAATTAGCCGAATCAGAGCTAAAGAGTAAGCAGGAGATAAATTATGAAAACTATAAGAAATACTACCAATATAAGAATTTTGTTAAAGAATTGGATGATAGAACCTGGAATAATATAACgtcgaagaaaaatttgaatatcttTCCCctagttgaaaaattcactTACCCCAAGTATAATATTAATGATATAATGTATTGGAGTTCAGTAATAATGAGAAACTCCTGTAGAAAGGACGAATTTACAGGTGTTCGTCAATGTGCTAATTTTTCCTGTGGTAAATGGGAAGAGTATCCTAGACAATTTGCGAAATGTCGCCGTTGTAAAAGGACAAAATATTGCTCTAGAAAATGCCAATTAGAATCGTGGCAATTTCATAGGTACTGGTGCCACGAAGTTACTTCAAGCACAAGGACATCAATTACAGGCACCGAAACAAATacaccaaataatgcaagAAATGTAGACATAGAACCGACGATGGGATTGTCTACCACTGATGAAACTGTAGATGAAGGACCTCCGATGGATTCGGGTCCATTCTCTGACATGCCACATAATATGCCAAACGAAAGCACGGAAACAAATTTAATCAATGAGGATGTAGATTCTAATACAGCGAATACACCTGAGCCACAAATCCTTCAAGAAATAAGAGATATAACTGATAGACTTAACACGGTTCTTGATGTATCTCCGGAAATGactatttcaaataccAATACTGCATTCAGTCAAAGAGATTCTGACAATCCTAACCTATTGTCCGACTTAACAGATGATAGAAGTGCATGA
- the KAFR0A00630 gene encoding glucose-6-phosphate 1-epimerase (similar to Saccharomyces cerevisiae YMR099C; ancestral locus Anc_2.456) has translation MAIEETETQVILSHPSDSSTNVTILKYGATVFSWKLYGQEQLWLSTAAKLDGSKPVRGGIPLVFPVFGKNESDPLLSKLPQHGLARNSTWEFLGQVKSNPPTVQFGLNPKLSNPEMTKLWSEDFNLILTVELGSDYLKTEIEVENLSSSKELKFNWLFHTYLKIPDIEDTMISNLVGMKLYDQLLKESFVDKHPCVTFHGEKDVIYQNVEADRVIQVVNQGKPVHTVKRVNLPDSVVWNPWIEKSGGMGDFEPKTGYKEMVCVEPGHVHDFVVLSPGEKWTAAQILSKDELKYQAIQ, from the coding sequence ATGGctattgaagaaactgaaaCTCAAGTTATTCTCTCTCACCCATCCGACAGCTCCACCAATGTCACCATTCTTAAATATGGTGCAACCGTTTTCTCGTGGAAATTGTACGGTCAAGAACAATTGTGGTTGTCTACTGCCGCTAAATTGGACGGCAGCAAACCAGTTAGAGGTGGTATCCCACTAGTCTTTCCAGTCTTTGGTAAAAATGAATCTGATCCTCTATTAAGTAAACTACCTCAGCATGGATTAGCAAGAAATTCTACTTGGGAATTCCTTGGTCAAGTCAAAAGCAACCCACCAACGGTTCAATTCGGATTGAACCCTAAACTTTCTAACCCAGAAATGACCAAATTATGGAGTGAAGATTTTAATTTAATCTTAACAGTCGAATTAGGTTCCGACTATTTAAAGACTGAAATTGAGGTTGAAAACCTATCTTCCTctaaagaattgaaattcaacTGGTTGTTCCACACTTATTTGAAGATTccagatattgaagatactATGATCTCCAATTTAGTTGGTATGAAACTTTACGATCAATTATTGAAGGAATCCTTCGTTGACAAGCATCCATGCGTCACATTCCATGGCGAAAAAGATGTCATCTACCAAAACGTCGAAGCAGACCGTGTTATTCAAGTGGTTAATCAAGGAAAGCCAGTTCATACCGTGAAAAGAGTGAATTTACCTGATTCGGTTGTTTGGAATCCAtggattgaaaaatctggTGGAATGGGCGATTTCGAACCAAAAACTGGTTACAAGGAAATGGTTTGTGTTGAACCGGGTCATGTACACGATTTTGTCGTCTTATCTCCAGGTGAAAAATGGACTGCTGCCCAAATTTTATCCAAggatgaattgaaatatcaAGCCATTCAGTGA
- the RAD27 gene encoding multifunctional nuclease RAD27 (similar to Saccharomyces cerevisiae RAD27 (YKL113C); ancestral locus Anc_2.459) → MGIKGLTALISENAPLATRRSDIKAFFGRKVAIDASMSLYQFLIAVRQQDGGQLATDSGETTSHLMGMFYRTLRMIDNGIKPCYVFDGKPPVLKSHELSKRTARREETTKKLDEATDIAEKIKHERRLVKVSKEHNDEAKKLLELMGIPYVNAPCEAEAQCAELAKVGKVYAAASEDMDTLCYRTPYLVRHLTFSEAKKEPIQEINTEIVLQSMDLTLEQFIDLGIMLGCDYCESIRGVGPVTALKLIKEHGSLEKIVEYIDSGDTKTKWKIPENWPYKEARELFLKPDVINGNDITLKWNPPKEQELIDYLCKDKGFSEERVKSGIKRLQKGLKSGVQGRLDGFFKAVPKTKEQLAAASAKAKANKKANTKGKIGKRR, encoded by the coding sequence atgGGTATTAAAGGTCTCACTGCTCTTATATCAGAAAATGCTCCATTAGCCACTCGTAGAAGTGATATCAAGGCTTTCTTCGGTCGTAAAGTCGCCATCGATGCGTCAATGTCCCTTTACCAGTTTCTTATTGCCGTCAGACAACAGGATGGTGGTCAGCTCGCTACTGACTCCGGTGAAACTACTTCCCATTTAATGGGGATGTTCTATAGAACTTTAAGAATGATTGATAACGGTATTAAACCATGTTATGTCTTTGACGGTAAACCACCAGTTTTGAAATCTCATGAATTAAGTAAAAGAACCgcaagaagagaagaaacgactaaaaaattggatgaaGCTACCGATATCgctgaaaagattaaacATGAGAGAAGACTAGTTAAAGTTTCCAAAGAACACAACGATGAAgccaaaaaattattagaattaATGGGGATTCCTTACGTCAATGCTCCATGTGAAGCTGAGGCTCAATGCGCTGAATTAGCAAAAGTTGGTAAAGTCTATGCTGCTGCAAGTGAGGATATGGATACACTATGTTATAGAACACCTTACCTGGTAAGACATTTGACTTTCTCCGAAGCTAAGAAAGAACCCATCCAGGAAATTAATACAGAAATTGTTCTACAAAGCATGGATTTGACTTTAGAGCAGTTTATCGATCTTGGTATCATGTTAGGTTGTGATTACTGTGAAAGTATCAGAGGTGTAGGTCCCGTCACAgctttaaaattgataaaagaaCATGGCTCTCTAGAAAAAATTGTCGAATACATCGATAGTGGTGATACAAAGACCAAATGGAAGATACCGGAAAATTGGCCATACAAAGAGGCTAGAGAACTATTTTTAAAGCCAGATGTCATCAATGGTAATGACATCACTTTGAAGTGGAATCCACCAAAGGAACAAGAATTAATTGATTATCTTTGTAAAGATAAAGGTTTCAGCGAAGAAAGAGTCAAATCAGGTATTAAAAGATTACAGAAGGGTCTCAAATCAGGTGTCCAAGGGAGACTTGATGGATTCTTTAAAGCTGTACCAAAGACAAAAGAACAATTGGCCGCAGCATCTGCAAAGGCTAAGGCCAACAAAAAGGCCAATACAAAGGGCAAAATCGGCAAGAGAAGATAA
- the ABF1 gene encoding DNA-binding protein ABF1 (similar to Saccharomyces cerevisiae ABF1 (YKL112W); ancestral locus Anc_2.460), whose protein sequence is MTTTTTTNYYEYKHPIINLELSSNDSSVEPKKFDTLDDWYNVINDYEYQARCPIILKNSHRNKHFTFACHLKGCPFKVLLSYCGNSVPRSTNITTTSSTTNTVTNDDQAQSTANSVVDDSLKQHNTAKDDVTDELMNVNDNDANVTAAIEAAVAAVQTVSHTNDDDDDDDDVKLPNHTKITVLETLPDLKSHVNSQSNHNNISGPFIVTKIEPYHSHSLEENLSLDKFVLTKIPKILQIDLNFDETLEILYRKGNNTLNKFKVVQFVEDSGLLDIIKSRYNLMDEDITKKFISLISRRVTTYKARFVLKKKRIGEYKMSPGPSDIPVSNEPTDVLEEHNKLNSKPGLTGPKSLHPPIDNTDITNNNANPDDKDLTATAQAAIGDLKRRIQESESNNVDVEDNLEDYSQKRHKAIDDSPLVHLDDIQNDDKLPHDVAEQLRLLSSHFKDVETASNKDDDEDDENKHDVEVDIPDENIQPELRGQ, encoded by the coding sequence AtgacaacaacaacaacaacaaattaCTACGAGTATAAACATCCAATAATTAATTTGGAactttcatcaaatgaTAGTTCCGTGGAGCCCAAGAAATTCGATACTCTAGATGATTGGTACAATGTTATTAATGATTACGAATATCAGGCTCGTTGTCccattattttgaaaaattctcaTCGTAATAAACATTTCACTTTTGCCTGCCATTTGAAAGGCTGTCCCTTCAAAGTATTACTAAGTTACTGTGGGAATTCCGTACCAAGATCAACAAACATTACCACAACTTCATCAACAACAAATACGGTTACTAATGACGATCAAGCACAATCCACCGCAAATTCTGTAGTGGATGACTCTTTGAAGCAACACAATACGGCTAAGGATGATGTCACAGACGAATTGATGAACGTTAACGATAATGATGCCAATGTGACCGCAGCAATCGAAGCCGCAGTCGCTGCTGTACAGACAGTTTCTCATAccaatgatgatgatgatgacgacgaTGATGTTAAACTGCCAAACCATACTAAGATTACCGTGCTGGAGACACTACCAGATTTGAAAAGTCACGTCAATTCTCAATCAAAccataataatatttccGGTCCCTTCATTGTCACCAAAATTGAACCATACCATAGCCATTCATTAGAGGAGAATTTATCACTTGATAAATTCGTATTAACAAAAATCCCCAAGATTCTACAAATcgatttaaattttgatgaaacttTAGAAATCTTGTATAGAAAAGGTAATAACACtttaaacaaatttaaaGTCGTTCAGTTCGTCGAGGATTCCGGTCTATTagatattatcaaatcaagATATAATCTCATGGATGAAGATATCactaaaaaattcatctcTCTAATCTCAAGACGTGTCACAACTTACAAAGCAAGATTCGTgctaaaaaagaaaagaatcGGTGAATACAAGATGAGTCCTGGTCCATCTGATATTCCTGTATCGAATGAACCAACAGACGTCCTAGAAGAGCACAACAAATTGAACAGTAAGCCGGGCTTGACCGGACCTAAATCATTACATCCACCTATCGACAATACCGACATTACCAACAATAATGCTAACCCTGATGATAAAGATTTGACAGCAACTGCACAAGCAGCTATCGGTGATTTGAAGCGTAGAATTCAAGAATctgaatcaaataatgtCGATGTGGAAGATAATCTGGAAGATTACTCTCAAAAACGTCATAAGGCAATAGATGACAGTCCCCTCGTTCACCTTGATGATATACAAAATGACGACAAATTACCACATGATGTCGCAGAACAACTGAGATTGTTATCATCACATTTCAAGGACGTGGAAACCGCATCTaataaagatgatgatgaagatgatgaaaataaacatGATGTCGAAGTAGATATTCCAGATGAAAACATTCAACCTGAATTGAGAGGCCAGtaa
- the ATP25 gene encoding Atp25p (similar to Saccharomyces cerevisiae YMR098C; ancestral locus Anc_2.461), whose amino-acid sequence MFMLRYGSRLPGLALSRCPRLAVATIRSLQYSTTDIDDSTVVPWYLRIVEEEKKLNHTLLPSQEHEITFPPNTTESLRDICKFLQDDLYLSDIKIFDLQRNKDIPIKKICQTVILATSKSVKHAQFASMQLNKLIKSQFKVVPHIEGCNTKNITNIKKYRSKKRSMENSINADEAWILMDLHVESVFLNIMTPKKRSELNLEELYDPEYKKIVSLQNDEPIAIDHEDNILIGLRNLARQRKRNYSTISASKEFVSLLRTQDFPKINNYLTRFKPINTLDPLKSIVSTLSNMQQDTSVDIENWKMVFDSFWPLVVISPDFWQLRFKFLTLLNVANPEIYHCRRFFNDYFKLKAYMGCELMKNEIISFLNVLVENKAIAGMTATNEIVSDLLYLMEKTNLDQSIIFDTEIIRPLLHSTIKKDGTGSSSFYEVVYFMTDTRGGFLTSKTLLCVLEMLLETRNYDIFFETWVKCIPLFSHNCALWESFIKLVVASNDLKVMEKMIIDNHLLLLKRNNVSLTQSLKLQIHRLFEAVDQKDTKFTDFKNYMLDLDSHRNSI is encoded by the coding sequence ATGTTCATGCTGCGGTATGGCTCTAGACTTCCAGGATTGGCACTCTCTAGGTGTCCAAGATTAGCCGTTGCAACCATACGTTCACTACAATATTCTACAACTGATATCGATGACAGTACCGTCGTTCCATGGTATCTACGGAtagtagaagaagaaaagaagttaAATCATACTTTACTACCCAGTCAAGAACATGAAATTACGTTCCCACCAAATACAACCGAGTCATTACGAGATATCTGTaaatttcttcaagatgATCTCTATCTATCTgacatcaaaatatttgatttgcaaagaaataaagatattccaataaagaaaatttgtcAAACTGTTATATTGgcaacttcaaaatcagtGAAACATGCACAGTTCGCTTCCATGCAGCTAAACAAGTTAATCAAGTCGCAATTCAAAGTGGTCCCTCATATTGAGGGTTGTAATACTAAAAATATCActaatatcaaaaaatatagatCAAAAAAGAGAAGTATGGAAAACTCAATAAATGCTGATGAAGCATGGATACTCATGGATTTGCATGTCGAAAGTGTCTTCCTTAATATTATGACaccaaagaaaagatcaGAACTGAATCTCGAGGAACTTTATGACCCAgaatataagaaaattgtCTCACTCCAAAATGATGAGCCTATTGCTATTGATCATGAAGATAATATATTAATTGGTCTAAGAAATTTGGCTCgacaaagaaagagaaattatTCTACAATATCAGCGTCAAAAGAATTCGTTTCATTGTTAAGAACCCAAGATTTCccaaaaatcaataattaCCTGACAAGATTCAAACCAATTAATACTCTGGACCCTCTTAAGTCAATTGTCTCTACTCTCTCTAATATGCAACAAGACACTTCAGTCgacattgaaaattggaaaatggTATTTGACAGCTTTTGGCCTTTGGTGGTGATAAGCCCAGATTTCTGGCAATTAAGATTCAAGTTTCTCACTTTACTGAACGTTGCAAATCCTGAAATTTATCACTGTCGAAGATTCTTCAAtgattatttcaaattaaaaGCTTACATGGGCTGCGaactaatgaaaaatgaaatcatcTCGTTTCTGAATGTCCTAGTGGAAAACAAGGCTATAGCAGGAATGACAGCTACAAACGAAATTGTTTCAGACCTTCTATATCTTATGGAAAAAACTAATCTAGAccaatcaataatttttgacaCTGAAATAATCCGTCCACTGTTGCATTCCACTATAAAGAAAGATGGAACGggctcttcttcattttatGAGGTAGTTTATTTCATGACAGATACACGTGGAGGTTTTTTAACGTCAAAAACCCTTCTGTGTGTTTTAGAAATGTTATTAGAAACACGGAattatgatattttcttcgaaACTTGGGTCAAATGCATTCCACTCTTTTCTCACAATTGTGCTCTTTGGGAAAGTTTTATAAAGCTTGTGGTAGCTTCtaatgatttgaaagtgatggaaaaaatgataattgATAatcatttattattattaaagaGAAATAATGTATCTCTTACACAGTCCCTAAAATTACAAATTCACCGATTATTCGAAGCTGTTGACCAGAAAGATACGAAATTTACTGACTTTAAAAATTATATGCTTGATTTGGATAGTCATCGGAACTCGATATAG